A single window of Daphnia magna isolate NIES unplaced genomic scaffold, ASM2063170v1.1 Dm_contigs112, whole genome shotgun sequence DNA harbors:
- the LOC123466658 gene encoding LOW QUALITY PROTEIN: uncharacterized protein LOC123466658 (The sequence of the model RefSeq protein was modified relative to this genomic sequence to represent the inferred CDS: deleted 1 base in 1 codon) encodes MTDKKAAFNFPGYICGRWKSIKHITINFVGQVITVPERIAMETTAVECDIMRQSRRCNESPMMKSENKWIFNQEPEDFGYWLRTTTVVTVNCMLEEVVLSRIDEGDMINTPLGKTYVSHWILSHNHLTLFWIDTYGKPTDIVIRQLEKGVGFWYESSTNGTWILQDDSKQLDFHVRLTSRCQTVKCDKKIDSWTVIGDNHLFIIKYPLGPSAATVPSIIKDIVTKRNDPLDINIRQNARIQYLEDAPIRHENELIRVIQSMQCDQRRAKHAQAVSTAQYNGWMAAAQLGLRQCIKLIATGNIVSALQCTPTTVNFTTDTTTCGPQPRFNNFTIGRSGWELTAFTPCYWAGGIVNFNDKPHAYRNNTWQPVEASVVIPQRDLADAFRYQDVNFFEYQHQTNPAYTEALISPMDIMADITASMNEHSLTVPNQITGTSAIVVSAAEKAGLGTFTNWFENFKVYSFIILLIAIFLLIARACYALGFCGLIWKCCCKPPRPPPTAVYQTRSSRPTGP; translated from the exons ATGACCGACAAAAAGGCAGCTTTTAACTTCCCGGGATACATCTGTGGTAGATGGAAATCAATTAAGCATATCACGATCAATTTCGTAGGACAAGTTATTACCGTTCCGGAACGCATCGCCATGGAAACGACGGCGGTAGAGTGTGATATCATGAGACAATCGAGGCGATGCAACGAGAGCCCAATGAtgaaatcagaaaacaaatggATATTTAACCAAGAACCGGAGGACTTCGGTTACTGGCTAAGAACCACCACTGTGGTTACAGTCAACTGTATGTTAGAAGAAGTCGTCCTTTCCCGAATTGACGAAGGAGACATGATAAACACGCCACTAGGAAAAACCTACGTATCCCACTGGATC CTATCCCATAACCATCTAACATTATTTTGGATCGACACCTACGGAAAACCAACTGATATCGTAATCCGACAATTAGAGAAAGGCGTGGGATTCTGGTACGAATCTTCAACGAACGGGACTTGGATCCTCCAAGACGACTCCAAACAGTTGGACTTTCACGTACGGTTGACGTCACGCTGCCAAACCGTGAAATGcgacaaaaaaatagacagtTGGACCGTGATCGGAGACAACCATTTGTTCATCATTAAATACCCATTGGGACCTTCCGCAGCTACCGTACCATCCATCATCAAGGATATtgtgacaaaaagaaatgacccTTTAGATATCAACATCCGACAAAACGCAAGAATCCAGTATTTGGAGGACGCCCCCATCCGTCACGAAAATGAACTTATCCGCGTCATCCAGAGCATGCAGTGTGACCAACGACGTGCTAAGCACGCACAAGCCGTGTCAACTGCCCAATACAATGGATGGATGGCAGCCGCACAGCTGGGTCTTCGGCAATGCATCAAACTGATCGCCACCGGAAACATCGTCTCAGCCCTACAATGCACCCCTACAACAGTAAATTTCACGACGGATACAACCACTTGTGGACCTCAACCGCGGTTCAACAATTTCACCATTGGCCGGTCCGGTTGGGAACTCACTGCTTTTACGCCATGCTACTGGGCTGGAGGTATCGTGAATTTTAACGACAAACCTCACGCCTATCGCAATAACACGTGGCAACCGGTCGAAGCATCCGTCGTCATCCCACAGCGTGATTTGGCTGACGCTTTCCGATATCAAGACGTCAACTTCTTCGAATATCAACATCAAACCAACCCCGCTTATACGGAAGCCCTCATTAGCCCAATGGATATAATGGCCGATATCACAGCCTCCATGAACGAACACTCCCTGACTGTCCCCAATCAAATTACAGGGACATCGGCTATCGTCGTATCCGCAGCCGAGAAAGCAGGTCTCGGAACCTTTACTAATTGGTTCGAGAATTTTAAAGTCTACTCATTCATCATCCTGCTCATCGCTATTTTCCTACTGATCGCTCGTGCTTGTTACGCCCTCGGATTTTGTGGTTTGATATGGAAATGTTGCTGTAAGCCCCCACGTCCTCCCCCTACGGCGGTTTACCAGACGAGAAGCAGCCGACCCACAGGTccctga
- the LOC123466659 gene encoding uncharacterized protein LOC123466659, translating to MECPKYNNSQQIIKFAYENRIPITEASKILNNPEPMRPTQLPKFKTSTNTDPEVEDLRREIDYLRKQIEGITIIQPTTTARIAALEDTVADIQEKITPLTNLPSTIEKIKKDMESGFTSQLSAITAPLQSIRPPAKPPNKPPTNTTDKSRK from the coding sequence ATGGAGTGCCCCAAGTACAACAACAGTCAACAGATAATTAAATTTGCCTACGAAAACAGGATCCCCATCACAGAAGCCAGCAAAATCCTGAACAACCCGGAACCCATGAGACCAACCCAGCTACCAAAATTCAAAACCTCCACCAACACCGACCCTGAAGTAGAAGACCTCCGTCGCGAAATCGACTACCTAAGGAAACAAATCGAAGGAATTACCATAATACAACCCACTACAACAGCAAGGATCGCAGCCCTCGAAGATACAGTAGCAGACATACAAGAGAAAATAACCCCACTCACCAACCTGCCATCGACaattgaaaaaatcaaaaaggatATGGAATCTGGATTCACCTCCCAACTGTCAGCAATCACAGCCCCTCTCCAAAGCATCCGACCACCCGCCAAACCACCCAACAAACCACCAACTAACACTACAGATAAAAGTCGAAAATGA